DNA sequence from the Bacillus pumilus genome:
GCAAGTTCAGGTATTGGATATGAGGCGGCACTGGCCTTTGCAGCACGAGGCAAAAACCTTATTTTAGCTGCACGCCGGCTCGAGAAACTCCAAGAACTGAAGAAGGAGATTCTTGATCAATATCCCGATATCAAAGTAAATATACAGTCTGTCGATTTAACCGACATGGAGCAAGTGTATTCATTTTATGAATCATTGGCTGAATATGAGCTCGACACCTTCATTAATAATGCAGGATTCGGCCATTTCGGCTCGATAGGAGAACAGGATGTAAGTAAAATTGGGGATATGCTTCATCTGAATATCGAAGCCTTAACGATTTTATCCACTTTATTTGTTCGTGATTATGAGCAAGTAGAAGGGGCTCAGCTGATAAACATTTCTTCAAGAGCGGGCTATACAGTCGTCGGCAATGCCGTCACCTATTCGGCCACGAAGTTTTACGTGAGTGCCTTTACAGAAGGACTGGCACTAGAGTTGAAAGAAAAGGGAGCTAAGTTACAGGCGAAAATATTAGCACCTTCTGCAACAGAATCAGAATTTGCAAAGCGTTCATTAGATGTAGATCAATTCGAATATGAAGGCAATATCAAGAAATATCATACATCAAAAGAAATGGCAGCTTGTCTGCTTGAGCTTTATGACCATGAAAAAACAGTCGGTATTGTTGACGGCAAGACATTTGATTTTGAATTGAAAGATCCGATTTTTTCACATGCTGGTCCAAGTATGAAATAGAAATGACACATCACTGAGGGAAGATGTCCTCGGTGATTTTTTTATGGCATGATTGACTGTGTGGTAACCACATGGTTTAGAATGTGTACACAAGGAGGGAATCTAGTGACGTATGTAACAAGTGGAGAAGTATGTAAGCTATTAAACATCACAAAGTATACGCTTCGTCATTATATAGAACAGGATCTCGTCCGCCCTGCGAAGGTCGCTCAAAATGGGTACCAATTATTTGATGAAAAAGAAATTTACACCCTTTATCAAATCCTCTTCTTAAAAAAGGCGGGGTTTTCTTTAAAAGATATCAGCGAGAGCTTTTCGAAAGAACCCGGTATGACTCTGTCCTATCAAGGTATGCTGGATCAGGTCGAGAAGCAATTACAGGAATTGAGTGAAGTGAAACAGCGTCTGGAGCATATGCTGTCGATTCAAAACAGCCTTCAGCTTAATCAAACAACGACTCAAGATCGGCCAATTCGTTATTTAAAACAGATCCCAGATCATCTTCTAAAGACTGAAACAGAGCTCGACTTTAAACAAATCGTTCACCAAAAAGAGCTGGATCTGTCTCTTTTTGAGGAGAGATATTATGTGATCAATCTGCAAGATGACTCAACCATTTCTTATTATGTATCAAATGAACAGGATTACGATGTGAGACTGGATGCTGGTTCTTACGCGGTCAAAAGTTTTTTAGCCGGGGATGAAAAGAAAGTCATTGAAGAAATTGAGGCTTTTCTACACGAAGCTCCGTTTGACCAGCCTTCTTATATGATCTTATATGAGAATGTACCAGTCTCTGTCACGTACCAAGATTCCATGGTGTACACAGTTGAACAGAGAGCGGGGAATAGAAATTGAAAAAAAGGATTTGGCTGATCATCGCTGCAGCGGCATTCATTTGTATCACAGCATTTGTATTTTATGAAAACAGCTTTGCTATGAATGAAAAGGGAGTCGTCATGGAGACTGTGGATGGGACATTATCAGGTATCGTCACAACACCTAAGAAGGAGTCGGTAAAAGGAATTGTCCTTTTTGTACACGGAGATGGTCCACAAAATGCCACATATGACGGAGGATACAGACCTATAATGGAACGCTTTGCAAAGCAAGGCTATGCGTCTATATCATGGGATAAGCCCGGGGTGAGTCAATCAGAAGGAAACTGGCTGCATCAATCCATGGATGATCGTGCAAAGGAAGTAGAGAATGTGATCAAATGGGCGAAAAAAGAGCATAATCTTCAATCAAAACAAATCATCTTATGGGGAGCAAGCCAAGCGGGCTGGGTGATCCCAAAAGTAATGACAGATCAAACCGATATCACAGCCTCCATCCTTGTCGGGCCTGCTGTCAATTGGATGAGACAGGGAAGGTACAATACACTTCAAACATTAAAAGAAGCGGATGCATCTCAAGAACAAATTCAAAAAACACTCAAAAAAGAAGATGAGCAAAACAAATTATTAGAAGAAGGCGCGGCTTTTCGCACATATCAAAAGAAAACGGACGATCAAGAGATGACAAAAGATCGTTATGAATTCATTCAAAAGAACATGAAAGCCGATGCCACTTCAGATATCAAGCGCATCCAATCACCGATCTATTTGGTTTTGGCACAAAATGACCGAAACGTAGATTCCGCTGAAACAAAAAGGATCTACGAGAAAGAAGTAGCACCTCAATGGTTGCATATTCAAACAATAAGAGACGTAGAGCATTCAATGCTGAATCCGCTCATTCACCATTCCAATGCCCTGATCACATTAGCAGCGATCGCTACACCGAAAGATTTCCTGCTTAGCCAAGCGTATTTAGATCACTGTGAACATATACTCGAGCAGCTAAAAACACCTTCACATTAGGTGTTTTTTTCATGCGTTCTTTGATAAAGCAAAGAATCAAAGATCCAGTAGATGAGACTGCTCATGATGACGATAGGTATAGATGCTGAGCTTCCAGTTAGATAAAGAGGATGGAAAGCCTTTGGCTTTGTAAAATTTACTATATTTTATCATAAATTGATGATCTAGCATCGTTTACTATTCTTAATTGAACAACCTCAATACTCCTTTTTAAAAAGTAAAGTTAGGAATTTAGATGTAAAAAAATAAGTGTAATAATACCCTTTTTACCTTTATTTGGTTCTGTATCTTTCGCCTCATGCTGATGAATGAAGGAATGGTATAAAGTAAATCCTATAGAAAGAGACCTAGCTTTGAATCCATCACATTTAAGAAAAGAGATGATCGAATGAACGTAACAAAATGGTTAGGTGCTGTCCTTCTTTCTGTTTTATTAATGTCGACAGCAGCTTGTGCCAATACAAGTACCCAAGAGAAAAATCAAAGCGAAAACGAAACCGCATCTAAGGAATCAAAAGACAAAACGACAGCCGTAGAAACAGGTAATAAGTCCTTGTCTAATATTAAGGTATTAGCGACGGGCGGGACGATTGCTGGCAGTTCAGACAGTGATACAGATACGACAGGGTATAAATCTGGTTCACTTGGCATCGATAAAGTCATTGCTTCAGTTCCTCAGCTCAAGGATATTGCAAACGTAACAGGTGAGCAGGTGGCGAACGTAGGCAGTGAAAATGTGGATGATGCTCTTCTTTTAAAATTAGCCAAACGAGTCAATAAACTCTTAAACGATGATCAAGTCGATGGGATTGTCATCACACATGGAACAGATACACTTGAAGAAACCGCTTACTTTTTACATTTGGTTGTCAAAAGTGATAAGCCAGTTGTGGTCGTTGGCTCAATGAGACCAGCGTCTGCTATCAGTGCGGATGGCCCGCTGAACTTGTATCATGCTGTGAAAATTGCATCCACAAAAGAAGCCAAAGGCAAAGGGGTCATGGTCACATTAAATGACCGAATTGCATCAGCTCGATTTATTACAAAGACAAACACGACCACAACCGATTCCTTCAAGTCTCTTGAGCAAGGCTACATTGGAGAAATTGCTGGTGAAGTGGTTTCCTTTTATAACGAACCAACAAGAAAACATACGTCTGAAAGTGAATTTGATGTATCAAACATAAAAGAATTACCACAAGTCGATATTTTATACGGCTATCAAAATGATCAAAAATACATGTATGATGCAGCAGTAAAAGCAGGAGCGAAAGGCATTGTCGTTGCCGCAGCCGGAAATGGAACGATGTCAACAGAAGCCATCAAAGGGGCAACAGATGCCGTGAAGAAAGACGTGGTCCTCGTGAGATCAAGCCGTGCAGGAAATGGAATTGTGACCCATGAAAAAATGGATGATGAACATCACTTTGTTTCATCGGATTCATTGAATCCACAAAAAGCACGCATTCTGCTTATGCTCGCTCTAACGAAGACAAAAGATCCAAGTAAAGTGCAGGCATATTATGAAAAGTATTAATGAAGAAAGGGACCCGAAGCTTCGGGTCTTTTTTTATACGTGCTCCTGATGATGCTCTTCTGCACGTGTTTTTAAAGAGAGTAAAATATCTCGCCAAATATCGTCTACATCCGTAAGAAAATGTCCCGCTTCATCGATATAATAGGTTTTGACGTTTGGAATGTTAGGAGCCATTTTTTCTATTTCGACAAACGGAGCCATGGAATCTTCTTTTCCATGCCATACATCAACTGGGATTTGAATATCTTTCATATCGAATGCCCACGGACGCGAGAGTAAATCTGGTTCATGAATACATTCATCCACCGATTGACGAGTGGCTTCGTGTAAATGTGTCATCATCATCTCTAACTGCTCATCGGTTTGAAGGAATTGACGGTCCCACGGATGTAAATGCTTGTTCCCGTTTTTAGCCAGCTTCTTAAATTTCTCTGGTTTGTTCTCAATCATTTTCTTCTGGGAACGATAGCTTGCTCTTAATAGCCAAGGAAACTTCTTACTGAGGAAAAAAGCCAATTTGTTTTCTTTGAGCATACTTTTAGGCGGTTTTCCGTTTTGAAATGGCGTTGTACTTGAAATCAGAGCGGCTGAAAGGACTCGATTCGGCAATTGATAAGCACAGCCAGCAGCGAATGCGCCGCCTCCAGATACACCCATCACTGAAAAATGGTGAACGCCGAGATGATCTGCTACTTCCAACACATCTTTTGCCCAATCTAAAATCGTACGGTCAGGTTGAGGGGTAGATAAACCAAATCCTGGTCTGTCTAAACAGATGAGACGAACACCGAGCTCTTTAGAAATGGGGTCATCATCTAAAAACATCACTCTTGATCCAGGAGTTCCATGAAAAAAGAATACTGGAAACCCTTCAAGATCCCCGTATTCACACAAACCAATATGACGACCATCTTTTAAAAGAATGCTATCCATACTTTCATCTCCTTAATAGTTTATCTAACTTAAATGTTGGAGAAAGAAACACCGTATTAAAGCGCTTCTTTCGCAATCTGATAGATTTTTTCGTATAGAGACAATAATGTTTTTAAATCTTCTTTTGGAAGCTTTGCATAATATTTTTGAATGAGGTGCAATTGAATTTCTTCTGTATTCTTGTGAAAGTCATGACCCTTTTGAGCAAAATCAACAATGATTTCCCGTCGGTTATGTGGATTAATTTCTCGTTTGACATAGCCAAGTTGTTCAAGCTTTGATACAAGCTGGCTAGCGGCACTTGCCGAAATTGAAAAGTAATCAGCTAGTTCGTTGATTGTTCTTGTTTTTGTCCGTAATAATTCAAGTGTCAGTTCTTGTTTGGCTGATAAATCTGCATATTCATGTTTTAAAAATCGTTGATACTCTTCTACATAGATGGAGCCTAGTGCATTCGAGTATTCAATGATTTTTTTACTGTAATGAATGATTTCTGCATCCAATGACATCACCTCTATTCCATTATAGGCAATGTTTATAGTTAAGTGAAGTTAAATATTAAGGTAATTTAAATGAAGAAAGGGCATAAGTGATTGTTTCGATGACTTTTTCATTGTATTTTGAATAAGATCCATTTATAATAAAAAAATAAACCAACTGGTCGGTTTTGAATTTTCCTGATGAAGAAAAGCAAAATAGAAGGGATTGTGAAAGATGACAAGTACACAAAGCGGGGCTGAAAAGAGCGAGAAGACGAAGCAAAAAATCGTCACCGCTTCACGTGATTTATTTGCAAAAAAGGGATATTCAGAAACATCTGTGCGAGATATTCTAGAGGCGGCTGAAGTTAGTAAAGGCAATCTTTATCACCATTTTAAAGGAAAAGAGTTTTTGTTCCTTCATATCATGGAAGAGGATCACCTCTTGATGATGGAGACGTGGCATCAGGAAAAACAAACGATGCACCAGGCCATTGATCAGCTCGCAGGATTTGCAGAGCTGCTCAGTCAAATGGGCATTAACTACCCATTAATGAGAGCAAGTGAGGAATTTTGTGCAAGTGCCTTTACATCAGACGAGGTCATGGAACGGCTGAACAAGATTGATGTCGACTTTGATGATGTGATGAGAGACATCATACTTAAAGGTAACAAAGATGGCAGCTGGTCGATCCAGCATGTCGAGTCAACGGTGAAAATATTATTATCCGTTTTTTACGGATTAGACGTGTTGTATAAAAATGATCCAATCGAAGAGAAAAAAGAATTACAAAAACAAGCGATCTCATTGATTATTCACGGAATCAACCATCATGAGTAACAATTGAATCAATAAAGGGGAAACAAACATCATGCAAAAACCGATTCGTGAGCAAAAAGCTGTACTCGTTATTTTATTAAGTAACATATTTATTGCGTTTTTAGGCATTGGTCTTATTATTCCTGTCATGCCGCTATTCATGAATGTGATGCATCTAACAGGGAGTACGATGGGATACCTTGTGGCGGCATTTGCTGTGGCTCAGCTCATTGCATCACCTATTGCAGGGAGATGGGTAGACCGTTATGGAAGAAAGATTATGATTGTGTCAGGACTATTTCTATTTGCGTTATCAGAACTTGTCTTCGGTCTTGGGACACACGTGTATGTGCTGTATTTTGCAAGGCTGCTAGGCGGTATTAGTGCGGCATTTATCATGCCAGCTGTCACTGCTTATGTCGCTGATATCACGACCATTCAAGAAAGATCAAAGGCAATGGGATATGTGTCAGCGGCCATTAGTACCGGCTTTATTATTGGTCCTGGGATTGGTGGATTTATCGCAGAATACGGCGTACGCCTGCCATTCTTCTTTGCAGCAGGGATTGCCTTTATAGCTGTCATTTCGTCTATGCTTTTGCTAAAGGAGCCATTAACAAAAGAAGAGCGAGCGAAGCAGATGGATCAAGTGAAGGAATCCACCTTCTTTAAGGATTTGAAAAAATCGATCCATCCAAGCTATCTCATCGCTTTTATCATTGTGTTTGTCCTCGCGTTTGGACTGTCTGCGTATGAAACGGTCTTCAGCCTGTTTACAAATCATAAGTTTGGATTTGGTCCAAAAGATATTGCGGTGATTATTACGGTCAGCTCGATTGTGGCAGTCATCATCCAAGTGCTGGTGTTTGGAAAACTCGTAAATACCCTTGGGGAAAAAAGAGTCATTCAGCTATGCTTGATTGTCGGAGCGGTGCTTGCTTTTGTTTCAACTGTTGTCTCAGGCTTTATGGTAGT
Encoded proteins:
- a CDS encoding alpha/beta fold hydrolase, with amino-acid sequence MDSILLKDGRHIGLCEYGDLEGFPVFFFHGTPGSRVMFLDDDPISKELGVRLICLDRPGFGLSTPQPDRTILDWAKDVLEVADHLGVHHFSVMGVSGGGAFAAGCAYQLPNRVLSAALISSTTPFQNGKPPKSMLKENKLAFFLSKKFPWLLRASYRSQKKMIENKPEKFKKLAKNGNKHLHPWDRQFLQTDEQLEMMMTHLHEATRQSVDECIHEPDLLSRPWAFDMKDIQIPVDVWHGKEDSMAPFVEIEKMAPNIPNVKTYYIDEAGHFLTDVDDIWRDILLSLKTRAEEHHQEHV
- a CDS encoding SDR family NAD(P)-dependent oxidoreductase, producing MNYTVITGASSGIGYEAALAFAARGKNLILAARRLEKLQELKKEILDQYPDIKVNIQSVDLTDMEQVYSFYESLAEYELDTFINNAGFGHFGSIGEQDVSKIGDMLHLNIEALTILSTLFVRDYEQVEGAQLINISSRAGYTVVGNAVTYSATKFYVSAFTEGLALELKEKGAKLQAKILAPSATESEFAKRSLDVDQFEYEGNIKKYHTSKEMAACLLELYDHEKTVGIVDGKTFDFELKDPIFSHAGPSMK
- a CDS encoding TetR/AcrR family transcriptional regulator is translated as MTSTQSGAEKSEKTKQKIVTASRDLFAKKGYSETSVRDILEAAEVSKGNLYHHFKGKEFLFLHIMEEDHLLMMETWHQEKQTMHQAIDQLAGFAELLSQMGINYPLMRASEEFCASAFTSDEVMERLNKIDVDFDDVMRDIILKGNKDGSWSIQHVESTVKILLSVFYGLDVLYKNDPIEEKKELQKQAISLIIHGINHHE
- a CDS encoding alpha/beta hydrolase family protein, with amino-acid sequence MKKRIWLIIAAAAFICITAFVFYENSFAMNEKGVVMETVDGTLSGIVTTPKKESVKGIVLFVHGDGPQNATYDGGYRPIMERFAKQGYASISWDKPGVSQSEGNWLHQSMDDRAKEVENVIKWAKKEHNLQSKQIILWGASQAGWVIPKVMTDQTDITASILVGPAVNWMRQGRYNTLQTLKEADASQEQIQKTLKKEDEQNKLLEEGAAFRTYQKKTDDQEMTKDRYEFIQKNMKADATSDIKRIQSPIYLVLAQNDRNVDSAETKRIYEKEVAPQWLHIQTIRDVEHSMLNPLIHHSNALITLAAIATPKDFLLSQAYLDHCEHILEQLKTPSH
- a CDS encoding type II asparaginase; protein product: MNVTKWLGAVLLSVLLMSTAACANTSTQEKNQSENETASKESKDKTTAVETGNKSLSNIKVLATGGTIAGSSDSDTDTTGYKSGSLGIDKVIASVPQLKDIANVTGEQVANVGSENVDDALLLKLAKRVNKLLNDDQVDGIVITHGTDTLEETAYFLHLVVKSDKPVVVVGSMRPASAISADGPLNLYHAVKIASTKEAKGKGVMVTLNDRIASARFITKTNTTTTDSFKSLEQGYIGEIAGEVVSFYNEPTRKHTSESEFDVSNIKELPQVDILYGYQNDQKYMYDAAVKAGAKGIVVAAAGNGTMSTEAIKGATDAVKKDVVLVRSSRAGNGIVTHEKMDDEHHFVSSDSLNPQKARILLMLALTKTKDPSKVQAYYEKY
- a CDS encoding MerR family transcriptional regulator, producing the protein MTYVTSGEVCKLLNITKYTLRHYIEQDLVRPAKVAQNGYQLFDEKEIYTLYQILFLKKAGFSLKDISESFSKEPGMTLSYQGMLDQVEKQLQELSEVKQRLEHMLSIQNSLQLNQTTTQDRPIRYLKQIPDHLLKTETELDFKQIVHQKELDLSLFEERYYVINLQDDSTISYYVSNEQDYDVRLDAGSYAVKSFLAGDEKKVIEEIEAFLHEAPFDQPSYMILYENVPVSVTYQDSMVYTVEQRAGNRN
- a CDS encoding MarR family winged helix-turn-helix transcriptional regulator; protein product: MSLDAEIIHYSKKIIEYSNALGSIYVEEYQRFLKHEYADLSAKQELTLELLRTKTRTINELADYFSISASAASQLVSKLEQLGYVKREINPHNRREIIVDFAQKGHDFHKNTEEIQLHLIQKYYAKLPKEDLKTLLSLYEKIYQIAKEAL
- a CDS encoding MFS transporter, with protein sequence MQKPIREQKAVLVILLSNIFIAFLGIGLIIPVMPLFMNVMHLTGSTMGYLVAAFAVAQLIASPIAGRWVDRYGRKIMIVSGLFLFALSELVFGLGTHVYVLYFARLLGGISAAFIMPAVTAYVADITTIQERSKAMGYVSAAISTGFIIGPGIGGFIAEYGVRLPFFFAAGIAFIAVISSMLLLKEPLTKEERAKQMDQVKESTFFKDLKKSIHPSYLIAFIIVFVLAFGLSAYETVFSLFTNHKFGFGPKDIAVIITVSSIVAVIIQVLVFGKLVNTLGEKRVIQLCLIVGAVLAFVSTVVSGFMVVLIVTCVIFLAFDLLRPALTTFLSKIAGNQQGFVAGMNSTYTSLGTIFGPALGGILFDQNIHFPFLFAGVVLFLGLGLTLIWKGKAEEPAAE